In Paludibaculum fermentans, the genomic stretch CGGTCTCTGAGCGCTATGGCTGGTCGCGCTATGTCGGCCACCAGGTCTACTACTCGCTGATCGGCCGCGACTACGAATGGGAGCTGATGCCGCTGGCACTGGACCAGAAGGTCTCCGCGCTGGTGTGGAGCCCGCTGGGCTGGGGCCGCTTGACCGGCAAGATCCGGCGCGGCCAGCCGCTGCCTGAAGTGAGCCGCCTGCATGCGACCGCCGAGCAGGGGCCGCCGGTCCCCTACGATCACGTCTACAACGTGGTGGATGCGCTGGACGAAGTGGCGAAGGAGACGGGCAAGACCGTCGCGCAAATCGCGCTGAACTGGCTGCTGCAGCGGCCCTCGGTGGCCACCGTCATCATCGGCGCCCGCAACGAGGATCAGCTCAAACAGAACCTGGCCGCCGCCGGCTGGAACCTGACACCGCAGCAGGTAGAGAAGCTGGACAAGGCCAGCCAGACGCAGAAGACCTATCCCTACTGGCACCAGGTCCAATTCGCCTCACGTAACCCGCTGCCCGTGCCGCAGTACTGATCTCGACCCGAGGGCGGGCTGCCCGGCTCGCCCTCTCTGATACACTCAAGGTGCGCTGACCAACTGGCAGCGACCACCGAACGATGACGCCCTCCGGGGCGCATGTAAGTCCGGGGACTTGATCGAATCCGACAGGTACCAAGGCGATGCTGAGACAATCTATTCCTTCCTTCGCGTCGAGCCCGCGTCCACCTGTCCCCTGGGGGCAGTGAACGATGCAGGCTGGACACTTTCTCAACGCAAAACAGGAACAGCGGCGGCTCTCGATGGTGACGTGCTACGACTACACGTTCGCCCGGCTGCTGGCGCGCAGTTCCATTGACGGCATCCTGGTGGGCGATAGCGCCGCCATGGTGATGCACGGCCACCCCTCCACCATCGCGGCCCGGGTGGAGATGATGAAGCTCCATACGGAGGCGGTCGCCCGAGGCGCAGGCGATAAGCTGATCGTGGCGGACATGCCCTTTCTGTCCTACCGCATGGGCTGGACCTCGGCTCTGGACGCGGCTCATGTTCTGATGAGCGCGGGCGCCCAGGCCGTGAAGCTTGAGGGCGTCGATGGGCACGAGGACGTCGTGCAGCGCCTGGTGGAGAGCGGGATCCCGGTGATGGGCCATCTCGGCCTGCAGCCCCAATCCATCCACGCGTTCGGCGGCTATAAGGTGCAGGGACGAGGCGATGAAGCCGCCCAGAAGATCCTGCGGCAGGCCGTGGCGCTGGAGCAACTGGGTGCGTTCTCGATCGTGCTGGAGTGCATCCCGGCTCCGCTTGCGTCCGAGGTGACGGCGGCGCTGAGGATTCCCACCATCGGTATCGGCGCGGGCGCGGGCTGCGATGGGCAGATCCTGGTCCTCCAAGACCTGTTGGGCATGAACACCGACTTCCACCCGCGCTTTGTGCGGCACTTCCTGGAAGGCGCGAACGCCATCGTGGACGCGCTGGATGGCTATGACCAGGCAGTGAAGAGCGGATCTTTTCCCGCCGTCGAGGAGAGTTACACATGAAGACCTGGACGACTGTGCCTGAGTGGCAGGCC encodes the following:
- a CDS encoding aldo/keto reductase; translation: MEYRQLGHSGLKVPALSFGAGTFGGTNDFFKAWGDTGVPEAKRIVDLCLDAGVNLFDTADVYSDGHSEEILGKALEGKRNQVLISTKATFAMGKGPNDLGSSRHHLTESLEGSLRRLGTDYVDIYHMHAFDATAPVEETLATLDGFVRSGKVRYIACSNFSGWHLMKSLSVSERYGWSRYVGHQVYYSLIGRDYEWELMPLALDQKVSALVWSPLGWGRLTGKIRRGQPLPEVSRLHATAEQGPPVPYDHVYNVVDALDEVAKETGKTVAQIALNWLLQRPSVATVIIGARNEDQLKQNLAAAGWNLTPQQVEKLDKASQTQKTYPYWHQVQFASRNPLPVPQY
- the panB gene encoding 3-methyl-2-oxobutanoate hydroxymethyltransferase encodes the protein MQAGHFLNAKQEQRRLSMVTCYDYTFARLLARSSIDGILVGDSAAMVMHGHPSTIAARVEMMKLHTEAVARGAGDKLIVADMPFLSYRMGWTSALDAAHVLMSAGAQAVKLEGVDGHEDVVQRLVESGIPVMGHLGLQPQSIHAFGGYKVQGRGDEAAQKILRQAVALEQLGAFSIVLECIPAPLASEVTAALRIPTIGIGAGAGCDGQILVLQDLLGMNTDFHPRFVRHFLEGANAIVDALDGYDQAVKSGSFPAVEESYT